The Candidozyma auris chromosome 1, complete sequence genome includes a region encoding these proteins:
- the FRS2 gene encoding phenylalanine--tRNA ligase subunit alpha produces MSELPLQILQAVDKHGSIANTLESEEFKNVDSGSLHSSLASLWAKEMITFDKIEKDIWILTKEAEEFLVSGSHEIRLLDEVLKSLDGLKISDVNAKLGAVGKLGQGKAFKNGWVAKDGDKLVPKVDKLPEDAVVDNLKVIKSIGTLDDKKELTELKKRKLVTMTKQIGYKVQKGPKFALTITSLETDITSDMITTGSWKDAEFKPYNFNSEGVYPDSGALHPLMKVREEFRQIFFSMGFTEMPSNQYVESGFWNFDTLFVPQQHPARDLQDTFYLKDPKFAKKPDDLEYLERIKQVHQEGSFGSIGYRYPWKEEESLRMVLRTHTTAISSAMLKKLAEDPKPTRLFSIDRVFRNEAVDATHLAEFHQVEGVLAGYDITLGDLIGFMEDFFSKMGVDGLRFKAAYNPYTEPSMEIFAFHKGLGKWVEIGNSGMFRPEMLEPMGLPKNLRVLGWGLSLERPTMIKYGVSNIRELVGHKVSLDFIETNPAARLDEDLVG; encoded by the coding sequence ATGTCCGAATTACCgttgcaaattcttcaGGCTGTGGACAAACACGGCTCCATAGCAAACACCTTGGAGTCGGAGGagttcaaaaatgtcgACTCGGGGTCTCTACACTCGTCGTTAGCGTCGCTTTGGGCGAAGGAAATGATCACTTTCGACAAGATCGAAAAGGATATCTGGATATTGACCAAAGAGGCCGAAGAGTTTCTCGTTTCTGGCTCCCATGAGATCAGATTGCTAGATGAGGTTTTAAAATCTTTGGACGGTTTGAAGATAAGCGATGTTAATGCCAAACTAGGGGCAGTTGGCAAGCTAGGTCAAGGTAAAGCGTTCAAAAACGGATGGGTGGCCAAGGATGGTGACAAATTGGTGCCTAAAGTGGACAAGCTTCCAGAAGATGCGGTGGTGgacaacttgaaggtgatcAAGTCCATTGGTACTCTTgacgacaagaaggaattgactgagctcaaaaagagaaaattaGTCACCATGACCAAACAGATCGGTTACAAAGTGCAAAAGGGACCCAAATTCGCTTTGACCATCACATCGCTCGAAACTGACATCACCAGCGACATGATCACTACCGGATCGTGGAAGGACGCAGAGTTCAAGCCATACAACTTCAACTCCGAAGGTGTGTACCCTGACTCCGGTGCTTTGCACCCCTTGATGAAGGTCAGAGAGGAATTTAGACAgatctttttttccatGGGCTTCACAGAGATGCCTTCGAACCAGTACGTTGAATCTGGGTTCTGGAATTTTGACACATTGTTCGttcctcaacaacatcCTGCCAGAGACTTGCAGGATACATTCTACTTGAAGGATCCTAAGTTCGCTAAGAAGCCAGATGACTTGGAATACTTGGAAAGAATCAAGCAGGTGCACCAGGAAGGCTCTTTCGGTTCCATCGGGTACCGTTATCCatggaaagaagaggagtCCCTTAGAATGGTATTGAGAACCCACACCACGGCAATTTCGTCTGcaatgttgaagaagttagCAGAAGATCCTAAGCCCACGAGGTTGTTCTCCATCGACAGAGTGTTCCGTAACGAGGCAGTAGACGCAACCCACTTGGCCGAGTTCCACCAGGTTGAAGGTGTTCTTGCCGGCTATGACATTACGCTAGGAGACTTGATCGGCTTCATGGAGGATTTTTTCAGTAAAATGGGCGTGGACGGCTTGAGATTCAAGGCGGCGTACAATCCATACACCGAACCCTCGATGGAAATCTTTGCCTTCCACAAGGGTTTGGGCAAATGGGTTGAGATCGGTAACTCCGGTATGTTCAGACCTGAGATGTTGGAGCCCATGGGGTTGCCCAAGAACTTGAGAGTGCTTGGCTGGGGTCTATCGTTGGAGAGACCCACGATGATCAAGTACGGTGTTTCTAACATCAGAGAGTTGGTGGGTCACAAGGTGTCGTTAGACTTTATAGAAACAAACCCGGCTGCCAGATTGGACGAAGACTTGGTGGGTTGA
- the LPD1 gene encoding dihydrolipoyl dehydrogenase yields MLRSAAPLRSFLRFNSSKAGHYDAVVIGGGPGGYIHAIKLAQLNLKTACIESRGALGGTCLNVGCIPSKSLLNNTHLYHQIKHESKDRGIDLPGEASINVANLQAAKEKSVKGLTSGVEMLFKKNGVTYLKGHGAFKDEKTLTVKPIDGSEPYEVSADNITIATGSVPTPFPGIEIDEERIVTSTGALSLKEVPKKMAIIGGGIIGLEMASVYSRIGSEVTIIEFQNAIGAGMDGEVAKQTQRLLQKQGLKFKLGTKVTSGKRDGDIVKISVEEVKSGKTEDLEADVLLVAIGRKPNTEGLNHQAVGVEEDERGRIVIDSQFRTAKPHIRAIGDATFGVMLAHKAEEEGVAAAEYIKHGHGHVNYGNIPSVMYTHPEVAWVGASEEQLKADGIKYKVGKFPFVANSRAKTNLDTDGFVKFLADAETQRILGIHIIGPNAGEMIAEGGLALEYGASTEDVARTCHAHPTLSEAFKEAALATFDKPLNA; encoded by the coding sequence ATGTTGAGATCCGCAGCTCCCTTGAGATCTTTTCTTAGATTCAATTCGTCCAAAGCCGGCCACTACGACGCCGTGGTGATTGGCGGTGGTCCCGGTGGTTACATCCACGCCATCAAGTTGGCCCAGCTCAACTTGAAGACCGCCTGTATCGAGTCCAGAGGCGCCTTGGGTGGTACTTGTCTTAACGTGGGCTGTATTCCTTCGAAATCGCTTTTGAACAACACCCATTTGTACCACCAGATTAAGCACGAGTCCAAGGACAGGGGCATTGACCTTCCTGGAGAGGCCTCCATCAACGTGGCCAACTTGCAGGctgccaaggagaagtcCGTCAAGGGCTTGACCTCAGGTGTGGAGATGCTTTTTAAGAAAAATGGTGTCACCTACTTGAAGGGTCATGGCGCTTTCAAGGATGAAAAGACCCTCACTGTCAAGCCCATCGATGGCTCGGAGCCATACGAGGTTTCTGCAgacaacatcaccattgCCACTGGTTCGGTGCCAACTCCATTTCCCGGTATCGAGATTGACGAGGAGAGAATTGTCACCTCTACTGGTgccttgtccttgaaggaagttccaaagaagatggcCATCATTGGTGGTGGTATCATTGGTTTGGAGATGGCCTCTGTCTACTCGAGAATTGGTTCTGAGGTGACCATCATTGAGTTTCAGAACGCCATCGGTGCTGGTATGGATGGTGAAGTGGCCAAGCAGACCCAGAGATTGTTGCAGAAGCAGGGcttgaagttcaagttggGCACCAAGGTGACCAGCGGTAAGAGAGACGGCGACATTGTCAAAATCTCTGTGGAGGAAGTCAAGTCGGGCAAGACCGAGGATTTGGAGGCCGAtgtgttgttggtggccaTTGGCAGAAAACCAAACACCGAGGGCTTGAACCACCAGGCCGTTGGTGTGGAGGAGGACGAGAGGGGAAGAATTGTCATTGACTCGCAGTTCAGAACCGCCAAGCCTCACATCAGAGCCATTGGTGATGCCACTTTCGGTGTCATGTTGGCCCACAAggcggaagaagagggtGTCGCCGCCGCTGAGTACATCAAGCACGGCCACGGCCACGTGAACTACGGTAACATTCCATCTGTCATGTACACCCACCCAGAGGTTGCATGGGTCGGCGCCAGCGAGGAGCAATTGAAGGCTGACGGTATCAAATACAAGGTTGGTAAGTTCCCCTTCGTTGCCAACTCGAGAGCCAAGACCAACTTGGACACTGACGGATTTGTCAAGTTCCTTGCCGACGCAGAGACCCAGAGAATCTTGGGTATCCACATCATTGGTCCTAACGCTGGTGAGATGATTGCCGAGGGTGGCTTGGCGCTTGAGTACGGAGCCAGCACCGAGGACGTTGCCAGAACGTGCCATGCTCATCCAACCTTGTCTGAGGCCTTTAAGGAAGCCGCTTTGGCCACCTTCGACAAGCCTCTCAACGCTTAA
- the ALG5 gene encoding dolichyl-phosphate beta-glucosyltransferase, translated as MSVAFYAVSTLFTALAIVYGLVILFSHQPRAALPKESLYATNDDQGMVHPLPEAINSSRAPKEAENVLLSVVVPCYNETSRLGRMVKEAVEYLDSHYSKQYEILVVDDGSSDGTAEYALELANSLKLAPHVMRVVKLQKNRGKGGAVRHGLLHGSGKFMLFADADGATQFSDVEKLLQNLQGQPSNKPAVAIGSRAHMVNTDAVVKRSFIRNFLMYGLHTLVFIFGIRKIQDTQCGFKMFNRPAVQLIFPHMHTERWIFDVEVLLLADLQNTPIAEIPVNWQEIDGSKVDLAKDSIQMAIDLVVTRLAYLLGVYALDECGHKRMMTGKPSKSG; from the coding sequence ATGTCCGTGGCGTTCTATGCGGTTTCCACCCTTTTCACCGCTCTTGCAATTGTCTACGGATTGGTGATCTTGTTTTCACATCAACCTCGAGCGGCACTTCCCAAGGAACTGCTATATGCTACAAACGACGACCAAGGCATGGTCCACCCACTACCTGAGGCGATaaactcttcaagagcaCCCAAAGAGGCTGAAAATGTCTTGTTGAGTGTGGTGGTGCCTTGTTACAATGAAACGTCCAGATTGGGAAGAATGGTCAAGGAGGCAGTAGAATACTTGGACAGCCACTACAGTAAACAGTATGAAATACTCGTGGTAGACGACGGATCTAGCGATGGAACAGCCGAGTACGCGTTGGAATTGGCCAATTCTCTTAAACTTGCTCCTCATGTTATGCGGGtggtgaagttgcaaaagaatAGAGGAAAAGGTGGAGCCGTCAGACATGGTCTTTTGCATGGCTCAGGGAAGTTTATGTTATTTGCAGATGCTGATGGGGCCACACAGTTCAGCGAcgttgaaaaattgcttcaaaaccttcaaGGTCAGCCCAGCAACAAGCCAGCAGTGGCAATCGGGCTGCGAGCTCACATGGTGAACACTGATGCTGTCGTGAAGCGATCTTTTATTCGTAATTTCTTGATGTACGGCCTCCACACTCTAGTGTTCATTTTCGGTATACGAAAGATCCAGGATACCCAATGTGGATTCAAGATGTTCAATAGACCAGCAGTGCAACTCATCTTTCCACACATGCATACTGAACGGTGGATATTTGACGTTGaagtgcttcttcttgccgATCTTCAAAATACGCCAATCGCCGAAATCCCCGTGAACTGgcaagaaattgatggaTCAAAAGTGGATTTGGCCAAAGATTCCATTCAAATGGCTATCGATCTTGTCGTGACAAGGTTGGCGTACTTGCTTGGCGTGTACGCGCTAGATGAGTGTGGGCATAAGAGAATGATGACAGGAAAGCCATCGAAATCAGGTTGA